In the Rhinolophus ferrumequinum isolate MPI-CBG mRhiFer1 chromosome 12, mRhiFer1_v1.p, whole genome shotgun sequence genome, TCAGTGACTGACTCCCTTGCCCAGAACCCCATGTCACCTGCACCCAGCCCCACAGCTCGTAACCACCTATTTTAACTCTGAGCCAGACTGGTGGAAAAGCAGAGTGCACCAACCAGCATCTACACTAACTGCCTGACACTGTACGTGCCTGATTCTCACCGCGTCCTCAGTACCACTATGAGGAAAATGCTCGTCTCCCCTttagttaaggaaactgaggcttagagatgtgATGTGAATAGCAACCGGGAGGCTGAGGTTAGCACCCAGGCCTCACTGCAAGAAGCCGCCCACTGCCCACCGTCCACGTCTCTTCTTCTCTAGTTGGGCTCAAGGCCTCTAGGAGGGATGACGATGCAGGGTTATCCACCTCTAAAGGTCAGATGGCAGGGAGCAACAAGCAGTCACAGGCTCTGGAGAACTCTGGGGTAACCTGTATCTCTACGCTGGGGCTGCCTCTGTTCCGGCCCTGGCACCCAGCTTATCCCTGCCCAagtgcctccccgcccccagagGCTGGTGCCTATCCCCGAGCCCTTCTCAGCTGGGGCAAGGTTACCGTCTCCTTCAGCTCCCCCAGCTTCTCCTGCAGCTGGCCCAGCTTCTTGGCCAGCTCGTTCTTGGTGTGCTGCTCTGACTGCAGCGCGCTGGTAATCTCCATATTCTCATTGCTCTGGAGAGAGAGAAGCCATCAGCAGCCACCCAATGCAGGTGGAGACCCCAGAACATGGTATCCCCTTCCCATAGCTCAGGGAAGGGTGGAAAATCATGGGAGCAGGGCTTTCTGGGTCATAGCGAGTCTCCATAGGCACCACTTCACTTAGGGCCTGCACCACCCCATTTTAAAGGTGGAAaaacaaaggcccagagaggtggtgTCTCGCCCTGTGCCTGAGGACTTGACAAGGCGGaggcaggtggggcaggtggggcggCGCACCAGCCTGACGAAGCCGTTCTGCAGCTCGGCCAGCTGCTCCTTGAGCTCGCGGTTCTGGGATAGTGCTCGGCTGATGGTGACGCGGTCACTCTGCATGTTCTCCAGGATCTGCTTGTGCTGTTCGGTCTGCTGCCCCCAGCTCTCGGCTGCCCGCTCTAGCTCCAGCAGCCGCTGCTCCTGCTCCCGATTCAGGCGACTCAGACCCTCGTTGTCTTGTACCTGGGCCTGCAACTGCCCTGCCAGGCTCTCCAGTTCCTTTCGTAGCTGTTCTGCCTCAGCTTGAAGCTGTTGTTCCATCTCTGAGGGCCCTGCTGGggggtcctggggtggggggacagctGAGAAAAGAAGCATACCATCAGGGCCTCTGGCCTCTATAATCTCAAAaaccctattctttttttttttttttttttttttacagtgaaaaagtttgtatttagaatttgccagctggactcagtttagatgatcccaattttgttggcaacatccaaagcatcGTAGTCAGGAGCCAGTCGAAcatatgccttcttctctccatcaggcctgatcagggtgttgaccttggccacgtcaatgtcatagagcttcttcacagcctgtttgATCTGGTGCTTGTTGGCCTTGACGTCCACAATGAACACAAGTGTATTGTTGTCTTctatcttcttcatggctgactcgGTAGTTAGGGGGAATTTGATGATGGCATAGtggtcaagcttgtttctcctgggAGCGCTCTTCCGAGGATATTTAGGCTGCCTTCGGAGCCGCAGTGTCTTGGGCCTTCGGAAGGTGGGTGACGTCCGgatcttcttttttttgtggctgtggatgccttttaggactgctttctttgccttcaaagccttCGCTTTGGCTTCggctttgggaggggcaggggcttccttCTTCGCTTTCGGCGCCATCTTTGTGAAAAGTCAAAAACCCTATTCTTGATCCATGGCTCCTAACTCGGCCTCCTCACCCGAAATCTTGGTTTCCTGACTGATAATTCCTCATGCTCATGTGATCTTCAATCTTTCAAGACACTTTCAAAGagatctttacatttttatgtgcAAGACAGTGTGGTGATTGACAGTGGGCACTCTACCCTTTTTTTGcacatggggacactgaggctcagcgaGATTACAAGATTTGCCAACTCCTGGTACAGACCTCTTCCCTTTGCCACAATGCCCTTCCATCCACCCACCTCCTCGGGGGCAGTCCAACCACCCTCATCGGCTCCCCCGACAAATCCTGCTCCCAGATCACTCCAACCTCAGCTTACCTATCTGGTTCCTCAGTTCAGCCAAGCTGGCCTCCAGCTCCCGCACCTGATTCATGCTGTGCTCCTTCTCCTCACCTAACTTGCGCATCTGCCCAAAGCATGGGGGAAGGAAAGTAtggagggaggggatggaggaAATGGCCAGGCGACCATCTCCCTCTCTACCCCCATCTACAAAACACACACATCTGCCTCTGGCTGCATAGAGCAAGTGATCggattcccatttgacagatgccCAGAAAGATCAAGTGACCTATCTAAGGTGGGGTGACCTATCTGAGAAGGTCACGTCACCTGCTCTGTCATCTGTTGCATTCTTCGGTACCAAATGTCGTTCTCTTCTTTTAGATTCTCTGCATACTGGTCTCTCTCCATCTGCAGTTGCTTTAGCGAATCCTGCAGCTGTAAAAATGAGTATAGACATTAGCAGGGGCTGCCACTGGGCCTCACCTGCTCCTGGTCACCTGGGGTCATCTCCTTCCACACCCCTCCGTGTACAAAGCCTCACCTGCCCCACATATATCTCCAGCTGTGCTCGCTCCTCCAGGGCCTGCTCCAGTAACTGCTGCCTGCCATCACCAGGGGTTTCAGAAGGACTAGAAAACTGGATGGTGAAAAATGAGGTGAGATCTGGGGGACCCAGGCTGTTTCACGCAGTGCCTCCCCTAAAGGGTCTGAGCTAGGAACCACGTGCAACTCAGGGTCAATAAAGATTTCTTTCCTTATATTATTGTACCCCGTCCGTAGGGTTTATATTTACTAAATACTCATTGTACACTATTCAGACAGTAAGTGTTCAAAGTCCTCCCAACCTTTCCTCTAGCACCCAATCCCATCCATCTGATGTGCATCCTTCCAGACCCTTTCTATACATACACGCACATGTTTAATGAATGCACATTATAGTTCTGTTGTTTTATGGTTCTAGCATATATGGTTCTACAACTTATTTTCACTTTGCTGCATACCAGGTATATTCAATTTTTGTAATGGTTGCACAGTAGTCCTATCTATGAATATAGCATATCGTCAGCATACCTTTACCTAGGTGGCTATAATGAGTGAGGCTACACCCGGGTGCTGGTCCTCAAAGTGGCGTGGTTGGGTCAAAGCACCCTTAAGCTCTAACTTCTATCTCTCGTAGCCCATTTATTAGATTGCCTATCACAGGACCAGGCATAAAGATTGCCCCCtagtggatggatgaatgggaggagaggagaggaggtcGGAAGAGCTGCCTGCTGCCCAGGCCAGACCAATTTCACTCTGGGGTCCCACAGAAGAGCGCTGACAATCAGGTCACATCCAGGAGAGAGCAATCAAGAGGATGATAGCATGAGAAATGGTTGAATGAGCTGGGGCTGTTAAGCTCCAAAAAGaccttaccgtgtttccctgtaagtaagacctaccccgaaaataagccccagttaagatcgtcagccagacggaagcatttagtacgttatgacgatgtcccagaagaagatgacatgactgtatttgaataaatgtatatggttgtacatgaaaaatataagacatcccctgcaaatacaccctaatgcgtcttttggagcaaaaattaatataagacctggtcttattttcggggaaatacagtataacacccagtcttattttcggggaaacacggtaggaaggaTGGGAAACTCACACACACCCCCTTTCAAAGTATCTGAAAGTCTGTCTTGGAAAAAAGATGCCACTTTTCCTGTGTTATTCTGGAGAGAAGAAAGACCCCAGTGGAAGGAAGTTACATGAAGGCAGGGTATTTTCAGtgtgaagaaaaactgaaaaagaggagCTCTCTGACCCAGATACCCAGATTACCTGGTGGCTTGGCCCCAAAAAGAAGTAAACAGATTCATGGGCTAGCCTGATAAATGTTATCTATAAAACGATGGTTTTCAACCAGAATgctttaaacaataaataagCCCTATCCTTGAGACTCTGATCCGGCAGTTCTGGGCAGGACCCCACGTTATAGATTTTTCAATCAAAATCTAGAGGATTCTATGGAGGACCAGAAGAAGGATCTAAATTTTCTAGTTCCTGgctcggggggcggggggcggggggaggggtgcgGTGGGCCCTGGAGTCCCTGGGGCTGCAGCCCCTCACCTGTTGCAGTAGGAGCTCTGACATCTCCAGCTTCTTTTGCAGCTCCTCTGTCCCAGTCTGCATGGCCGACTTCTCGGTCATCAAGACCCGAAGCTTCTCCTCCAGTTCTGATTTCTGCTGCTTTAGGTCATCAATGGTATGGCTGTGACCGGGGGCAGTGGAAAAAGGCATgaataaagaacagaaaggacCGCTTTGGTGACTGCCCCACTGCCCTCACCAAAGAACCACAGAATAGTGGCACTGGAAGGGGCCCCGGGATCAAAAGTCCCAAGTGACAGGCCACAGAGAGGATATGCGTTGCATGCGGCCAAGCCTAAGTCGGGAACACAGCTGGGACGAGAGCTGGCTCTGCACGCGTCCCCGGGGACGACTGCCTCACCATGCTGCTTGTGGTCCTCCCACTTCCCAACACACCACCCAGGCCCGGGCCCCCCAAcgccgcccccacccccttcctacTTTCTCTTCACAAGTTCCACCGTGAGGGTGTCCCGGTCTTTGGTTAATTCGTCCTTTTGCTGTAAATAGAAAAAGGCCGGGTCAGGCCTGGGCAGGCAGGAGACGTAGCTCAGACTAACAGCAGCTACAGTAACTCCACAGCAACACCTCCTCACCCGGAGTCACTCCGGGTTTTCAAAGCACTTCCATGCCCACGTTCTCCTCTGCTTTTGATAAGAACCCGGTAAGGGTggaaggggcagggagagagatcTAATTCACAGCCGCTGACAGAGGCCCAGAGATAGCAGacaatgctgctgctgttgttactATTACCATCGTCACTTGTAAACCTTTGGTGAACGCTTACCAGGCACCGTATTAAcccttttaatcctcacaagcaCCACAGGAGGCAGTTACTATCATTATCTCCATCTTACAGGTGAACAACACGGAGCATCAGAGGTTAAGTCGCTTGCCTAAAATCACAGAGCTATGCCTGAacactcaggtctgtctgattcttGAACCCCGTTTTCTTCCTGCGGTGGGAGCGCATTATAAGGGGGGAGATTCAATTTGTATTGtaatcttttgttcattttttgaaTGGATGATACATTGACGTAGCCCTGCATCTCAGAAGGTACACGTCTCCCAGCCACCGTGGTCCTCTCCCCTGGGTTTTACGGTCCCTTTTGGACACGGCTTGTGTTATCCCTCTCACACACACCTCTTCGCTTTCTGCACACAGGATAACACGCTGAAAACACTGCTCTCTACCTATGCAGCCCAAACACCTCGCTCCTGGCCAGGCCCACAGCgagctggggcagggctggcaccCAGTGCTCGCTGGGGAGACAGCGCACCCCCATCCCCACAGCAAACAACTCACCCCCGGGTTCCTTCTAACAACCACACAACCTCAAAGCAGCGAGAAATGGCCTGCGCTGCGTTCTGAGCAGCCAGACACTCCACCCTACAGAAGGGACCTCGAGGCTGTCCCCCTTCGGGGCAGCTGCGCCTCCAGTGGCTGGGTGGGTGGCTAGGCTCACCCTGTTCGCCTGTTTCTGCTGCGAGGACAAGGTGGACAGCATCCGCTCCAGCTCTTTGACGCGCTGCTGGGAAGACTGCAGGCGACCAGCAAACTCCTCCGCCATTCCTGGAATGGCAGAAATGGAGCCCAAGGATGGAATGCCACTGGAGGTCTGCCCATGTGCTGCTGGGCTGAAGGAGGACAGGGCGGCTAGATTCCCAccttctctctgcctgactgcGTGCTGAGTATGGTACAGGGCTGTCTGTAATTCTGACTTCTCAGACACTAGTATCCCTATCGTCTGGATATGAACCTTTGGGAGAAAAGCCAAACAAGTGctgaaacagaggaaaagaaatgttcCCTAGGGGATACGAGGGCATCCCTGCCACTCCACTCACCTGCAGCTGTTTTCTTAGAGCCCCTTTTTCATTCGCAATCATTTGCTCACATTCCTCCTTCTCCTGTAGGAAAAAAGAAACGTTATCTTACTGGGAGGAGACACGGATGAAATAGCAAACGACATGCGCCCAGAAAGCCACCCATAGCCTCGGACAGGCCCACCCATGAGGCCAggttggggtggggcagggaagggtgAGGCAGGCCCCTTCTTTCTGCAGGCTGGGAGCAGGCGAGACAAGAATGGGTCTCTGCGTCTAAGGCCTTCCCAAACCCCTCAGCCATGTATAACGAGCAAAGAAATCACATTACTTTTTCTAGTTGATCCAGAGTTTCCCGGTTCTGTTTTTCCTGTGGGAAGAGTCAAAGGAAGGTAACTGAAGTTGTCCCCCTTATTACGCTCCCCAGACCAAGAAAGAGGGATGGGCAAGGGCCAGGAATGGGGTTTCAAGGGAAAGTTCATGGCGAAGTTCAAGCAGAGACTTTGGGTGTTGGGTAGCTTTGCTCCCAGCTACAGAAATGAGCACCTCAATCCAGATTCCCGTGAGAGAACAAGGACATAAACCTCTAGAAATGGGGTTTGAGAAGGGAAGGCTACCCCTTCTGCCAGCTCACGGTCTGGAAGGGTGCATTCATTCAtcgaatatttactgagcacacacCACAGGCTGGGTTCTGTTCTCAGTAGCAGAGACACAGGAACGAAAAGGATCTTTAAGTGTTTGATTCTTTTGAGCTTATATGGACCCTTTAATTCTACCTCCTCAGGAACCTGAAGCCCAGAGaaaagtgacttgttcaaggtcaaagACAGCAAATTCGGGGCGGAGTCAGGGCCAGAGCAGAACAGTAAAGCTAGTGCTTTCCCCAGAGGCAACAGAGCAACCAGGGCAAGTGTGGAGAGGGCTCAAGCAGGGGTGGCTGGGGGACAGAGAGCAGGCAAAGAAGGCAGCCACAGAAAAAGCCATACCACATGCTCCGTGTTCTAGGGTCCCTCCAGCTGAGACCTAGGCCCCCGGCATCCCGTTCTCCCTTGGCACCAGAGGCCACCAGCCCCTTTCTTCAGCGCCCCCACTTGGCAGTGTGGAATTCGGGGACCCCCTGGACTCTTACCAATTCCTCTATCTTGCTACTGAGTTGTTTATTTCCTAGTGTGCTGGACTCCAGGGCTCCAGCTAGCTCTTGGAACCGGCTCTGAGGCGCATGCAGAAAGGAGGAGTTGGAGGAAGAGTAGGGGGAGAGGTAGAAAGAGCAATCATTAGGGTTGGGGGGTGTCTGGGCTGTCTCAGCTGGCAGCGGGGCACCCAGCCCCtgctttggggggaggggctggcctaCAGGGCCCCTGGGCCACAGTGCAGGGCCACTCACCTCCAGAACCTTTACATCAGCAGGAGATGCTCGGCCCTCCCCGTTGACGAAGGACGCAGACTAGGAGAGATGAGAGAGCGCACATGGAGATGCTCTCTGTCCCCTCCACGCCGAAGCCCTCCGACTTCCTGTCTTCTCCGCCTAATTTTGCCCCCTCTTCCTGTAACCCCTTTGCGCCAGCCTCTCCCGGATCTTATCTCCCCCTTACCCCACCCCTCCTAAGCAGCTCTCATCCTGTGCTCTCCGCAGCAGGATAAAATGACATACCCCATCTCGTGGTCCAACTCCTGCATTCGCACAGCTTCGAAGAGGAGACTCGAGAAGGAATGACTAGCTAAACACGTGACCCAGCCCAGCGGGCTGCTCCCAGCACCTTCCCTTCCTCTTAGGAACTCTGCCTCGGTTTCTATCATATTGTCCTTGCCCCTCCAACCCCCTCTAGGCTCCAGTTTCTGGGGTACCTCGGCAACAAGACCATTGAGTTGCTGCGAAAGCTGACGCAGGCCCTCGGTAGATGAAAATCTGGGGACGAACACAGGAGTCAGGGGTGCAGGAGGCTCGATGGGAAAGAAAGGGTCACGGGCAGCGGCCTGCCTGACTCCCTCAGCCTAGGGACGGCTGCCCCCATAGGAGACACTCACGTGCTTTCTTCCAGAGGACTAGGACCATTTTCAGCATCATAGTTCTGTTTGGGAAGAAACGCATGAGGTGGTCATTCAATGTGTGGTAAGAACGACCCGGGGGTGGGGCGGGCCAAACTCATCCCGACAACCTTCCATCTTCCTGAACCTTAAGGAAACATCTGGTCTTGGCCGCCCCCATCCCAGGCCTCAGGAAGGGTGCTGGTTGGCCCTAGGGACCAAGCTACCTGAATAAAGGGGAAGAGTCCATGGTAGGTCCAGTcctctgggaaggaggaagggcgCACATAAAGTGGGGCAGTGGGCAAAGGCGGAAGAGGCACAAACCTGAGTTGATGCCATGCTAGTGACACGGGGGGGACTAGCACATTGGTAAACGACACCGTCAGGGGACATGGTGTCATCAGCAGGTGGTGCTGCAGGAGCGGCACGGTCTTTGGGCCCCTGTCACAGAACAGAGCAAGGGGTTAGGGGGCCATGCGGGAAAGACGGCATCTCGCTGCCATGGATGCGGGGGTGCGGAGCGGGTAGGACAGGTGTTGCTGCAGTCAGAGTGACAGTCACACATGCTGGGAGCCACTCTGGGGTGTGGCTGTGGCTCgcccagggctggggctgctCTGGAGCGTCTGGCCAGCCAGAGCTCAAAGAAGACTGCACGACCTCCTTTGTGAACACACGGGGGCCTTGTTCTCACTGGCCTCAGAAAAAGACAGTACCAGGGTCTGACCTGTGGCAGCCACAGCAGGTGGAAGGAAGGTGTGCCAAGTCAGGGAGAAGGAAGGCACTGTTCTTCCAGAaagcctgtctgtgcctcagtgaCCCTCACCGTGGGCCCCTGCTGGGCAGAGGGTAGCAGTGATAGAGAAGGAGATGTGGTCAGCACAGCTCTCGGCCTCTTTCCTGtctccccctcctttcctcccttctctcctcccccaccactgGCTGCGTTTGCTCGACTCAGGCCTTCTCTGGAAAAGAAGCTGCCCAACTAGAAGCCTCTTCCTGTTCCTAGAGGGAAAAAGTAACACCACCCCAACCTCCTAGCTCCAAATACCTCCCCAACCAAGAAACCACCTAAGAAACCAAAGGGAAGATGTCTACCCTTTGACTCAGTTTCCTGAAGAACAATCCTGAGGACCAGGAGCCATGGAGAAGCTGTTCTGTCTCCCCCAACTGGACTCACTTGCTTGACCAGAGCCCCACCCAGCCTCCCCCCAGTCTCAGGCCGGACACTTAGTCCAAGCCTCTGGCTCTAGAGAGCCAACGTCCAACAGGACAAATGGGCAAAGAGATGAGGAATATGGGTGACACACTGAAGCTTGATGAGGAAAGAGCCCTGGGTAGCCAAGGCCTGTCCAGCGAAACCGGGTCCAGGAGGAAGAGGCTGCACCTCTCTGGGGGGGGCCGGGTAGCTGCCTGCTCTCTCTAGACCCCTCAGCCCTGGCCTCTGAAGACCCCTATCTGCTGCCCTCCTTAGAGCAAGTGCTACAAagcctgaggaagctgaggttggGTCAAGCTAGTTGCGTGTTTACTGTCCAAGCTGTGACCTTTGACCCTGGAACCCGGTGTTGCTTTGCCAACCTGTACAACTGACTCTTAACAGGTTAGGAGCAGGGATTCAGGCAGGAGACTTTGGGGGAGGTGGGCACTCTCCCAGGCATGGGCCCTGGCCAGCGCTGGGTCTCTCTTGGGTCCCTACTGATCCCTAGCATAAGACACAAGAAAGCTCGGAAGGGGGAAAAAGTCTTTTTCTAAGGACTTAAATATACATAACCTGATTATGTTGTAAGCAACCAACTTATTTCGTAATTTTAAGTCTTGTAGCTAAGTCTGGAGTTTCACAAAAACATTCTCCACTCCTCTCAAATGTCCTATTccactaaaaacattttttatttctccatgagTCCCCATTTCTGGAAATGCTATCATTTCTGCCCAGGATAATGCAATCACTGGCCTGCATTACTGGACTAGAAAACTTTAGTGGGAAACAGTTATTGATAAAGAGAGGACTTGGAAACAGGAAGAGACTATGGGGTCTGGGTCTTCATTTCCAGGAGGACAGAGGGATGTGGGCACAGAACATTAGCATAAAGACTCGGCTTCAGGACTCTTCTGGGCCGGTGCTGCCCGCCCCGTGCTACTCAGCGTCTCCTCTGAGCTGACAAGGTGAGTCATAGCACCTACAGAGACCGGACCGACGGGGCGTGAGCAGTCCTGATGATTGAAAGACTAACACCAGCCAGCAGGGCCCAATCCCAGCCCCTCTTGCCATGGCCTTCTCCAACAGGATCTGGTGCCATTTTAGCCCTACTCCTCTGGCCTGGCAGACGTCCTCCAAGGAAGTTAATTAAGGAGGAAGTGCCAACATCACATCCGGAGAAGGTCATCTCCTGATAAACACAGATTATGTTCCATGAACTCATACTCCTGGCCGTTACCTGCACCACGCCCTTGGCCTGGGACTCCCATTTCCCCCTCTCTCCACAGAGATGAATGCTACCTCAAATGCCACCCCCTCCAGCTTTAAGTCCACTTAAAACCAACCTCTCCCTCAGTTGGGCATTTGGAATGTTGCCACATCCTATCCTGCTTCTTTCAGTGGAGCCTGCCTCCCTCCGTGGGCATTCTCTCTGGTTCCCCTACTTTCTCCGGCATCTGGCCAAGTACCTCCACTACCAAGGGCCCGCTGAATATGGTTAAGTGTCCAGCTGATTTGTGAAACAGATGTCCTGATCCCCCATTGTTTGCTTAACCTTACATTTTTACAGTTAGTTTCTCTGAAGAAATAATCTCAAACCTTGTAACTACAATGCAAACCCCCTCTCTCTTAATCCTAGGTTGCCGACTCTCAAGCCAAAATGAATGAGTCACCTCGAAAAACCACCAACTGCTCTGTGGTCTATGGGTCTTTTAGGGACAGATGCCCACAGGACAAGACCTGAAggtttagttttatttaatctCTCCTAGTCTGAGAGCACCACTGGACATTCACACTTGAGGCTCAAAAAGCGCAAATCCCACATACCTGCTCTGGAAACTATTCCCAAACTACTTTTAAACTTCAAGgtacaaatatatggtgatggaaagagaactgactctgggtggtgaacataccatgtgatttatagatgatgtaatacagaattgtacacctgaaatctatgtaactttactaataattgtcaccccaataaactttaataaaaaaaacaaaaaaaaaacttcaaggTACATCTCAACTTTTCCAAGATGCTGAAAGATatggggggagggaaaaaaaaaaaaccccagtcAATCAAGCAGGTGAAAAAGCAGACATGAACAGGCCGAGGGTTAATGACAGCAACacaaaagaagccagaagcaAAGTATCCCCCAAACCAGAGAAGCCTTGGGGGCGTGCAGAGCTGACAGAGAGCAAGCCAGAGAGGGGATCTCGGCATGCCTCACCTTCCACTTGTCCAATGGGGGCAGCGCAACCCCATTGGAGCGGTTAAGGTCGGACACCAGCACCTTCAGAATGTCCTGAATCTACAGGAGGcggaaagggaaaaacaagggcagggagagacagagaaaagtgtCTTAGAGAGAGGCAAGAGggccagggaagggagaagagatggGTTCCGGGAAAGAGAATgctagaggagagagaagaaggtcAACACCACGGCCTGTGCCATCGTTCCAAACAGCCGCTTGCTGCCTTGCCAGAGGCAGAAATCAACGCCAAGGAACAGATGGAAAAGTCCCCTGAACGATGCACTCACAAAGAGTGGAGTCACCTGACCAGTGCAGCTCTGAATATGCCCATTAGCCCCTCTCCTCAGGCCCAGGCTGCTAGAGGCGAACCTGGCAGGGCTCCAGACcctcatctccattttaaaaccTCGATTTCCAAGTAAAGGTTTGCTGAACCAAAGGGGATTACAGCTAAAACATAAGTTTGGAAGACATTATCTGATCCAACAAtatcatcttacagatgaggaaactgaggcccaggggagGAAGTCCTTTTCCTGAGGTTACCCAGCAAGCTGTGGCTGAGATGAGCTCGAAACTCCTAATCCAGTGCCTAGGGCTCTCCTCACCACACCCGGGGGCTCCTCTGGTGCTTCCTAAAGGGAGAGCCTGATAGTAAGTGGCCTCCCCTTGAGGCTGGGGATGAGGAAAACCACCAGAGCAGTAAGTCCAATAGCAACTCCCCTTTCCTGAATGTTTACTCTACACCAGGCTCTGTATTTAAGGGATTCAGATAGAAACAACAGTCTCATTTAAACTCCATGAGGGTAAGTAAGTAGTACCCGGATTTTACTGATGTGGAAACAGACCCAAAGAGCTTAAAGAATTTCCCCAAATCATATCCCTAGCAGAGGGAGAAATAAGATTCAAATCCAGACTTCTTAACCAGTACCTGACACTTCTTCCACAATCTAACCACTAAGTTCTAGTCTTC is a window encoding:
- the GOLGA2 gene encoding golgin subfamily A member 2 isoform X2 gives rise to the protein MSEETRQKKLAAAKKKLREFQKKNNLGVPSGAKKKKKSKNGSETTTSDGCHSPEEIQDILKVLVSDLNRSNGVALPPLDKWKGPKDRAAPAAPPADDTMSPDGVVYQCASPPRVTSMASTQNYDAENGPSPLEESTFSSTEGLRQLSQQLNGLVAESASFVNGEGRASPADVKVLEEKQNRETLDQLEKEKEECEQMIANEKGALRKQLQVHIQTIGILVSEKSELQTALYHTQHAVRQREGMAEEFAGRLQSSQQRVKELERMLSTLSSQQKQANRQKDELTKDRDTLTVELVKRNHTIDDLKQQKSELEEKLRVLMTEKSAMQTGTEELQKKLEMSELLLQQFSSPSETPGDGRQQLLEQALEERAQLEIYVGQLQDSLKQLQMERDQYAENLKEENDIWYRRMQQMTEQMRKLGEEKEHSMNQVRELEASLAELRNQIAVPPPQDPPAGPSEMEQQLQAEAEQLRKELESLAGQLQAQVQDNEGLSRLNREQEQRLLELERAAESWGQQTEQHKQILENMQSDRVTISRALSQNRELKEQLAELQNGFVRLSNENMEITSALQSEQHTKNELAKKLGQLQEKLGELKETVELKSQEAQSLQQQRDQYLSHLQQHVAACQQLAAEKEMLHKQVLLQTHLIDQLQQEESQGKAQADMVRQELQEAQGHLKAANQQNQKLQAQLSLMALPGEGAGLDSEEEDGEAPQPKLSIPEDLDSPEAMVAFLNSALASAQEEQAQLRGQLKEQKLRCRRLAQVVAPSQHELEEAPGPSTGGESVPVETHQTLQVAMDKLQSRFTELMQEKVDLKERVEELEHRCIQLSGETDTIGEYIALYQSQRAVLKQRHREKEEYISRLAQDKEEMKVKLLELQELVLRLVDERNEWYGKFLAAAQNPASEPTAAPPAAQESGAADSQDDLREVSLADSGEPIQGEALQGLATPENPTAQQIMQLLREIQNPQERPGLGNNPCIPFFYRADDHDEVKIMVV
- the GOLGA2 gene encoding golgin subfamily A member 2 isoform X6, with amino-acid sequence MSEETRQKKLAAAKKKLREFQKKNNLGVPSGAKKKKKSKNGSETTTSDGCHSPEEIQDILKVLVSDLNRSNGVALPPLDKWKGPKDRAAPAAPPADDTMSPDGVVYQCASPPRVTSMASTQNYDAENGPSPLEESTFSSTEGLRQLSQQLNGLVAESASFVNGEGRASPADVKVLESRFQELAGALESSTLGNKQLSSKIEELEKQNRETLDQLEKEKEECEQMIANEKGALRKQLQQKDELTKDRDTLTVELVKRNHTIDDLKQQKSELEEKLRVLMTEKSAMQTGTEELQKKLEMSELLLQQFSSPSETPGDGRQQLLEQALEERAQLEIYVGQLQDSLKQLQMERDQYAENLKEENDIWYRRMQQMTEQMRKLGEEKEHSMNQVRELEASLAELRNQIAVPPPQDPPAGPSEMEQQLQAEAEQLRKELESLAGQLQAQVQDNEGLSRLNREQEQRLLELERAAESWGQQTEQHKQILENMQSDRVTISRALSQNRELKEQLAELQNGFVRLSNENMEITSALQSEQHTKNELAKKLGQLQEKLGELKETVELKSQEAQSLQQQRDQYLSHLQQHVAACQQLAAEKEMLHKQVLLQTHLIDQLQQEESQGKAQADMVRQELQEAQGHLKAANQQNQKLQAQLSLMALPGEGAGLDSEEEDGEAPQPKLSIPEDLDSPEAMVAFLNSALASAQEEQAQLRGQLKEQKLRCRRLAQVVAPSQHELEEAPGPSTGGESVPVETHQTLQVAMDKLQSRFTELMQEKVDLKERVEELEHRCIQLSGETDTIGEYIALYQSQRAVLKQRHREKEEYISRLAQDKEEMKVKLLELQELVLRLVDERNEWYGKFLAAAQNPASEPTAAPPAAQESGAADSQDDLREVSLADSGEPIQGEALQGLATPENPTAQQIMQLLREIQNPQERPGLGNNPCIPFFYRADDHDEVKIMVV
- the GOLGA2 gene encoding golgin subfamily A member 2 isoform X1, whose product is MSEETRQKKLAAAKKKLREFQKKNNLGVPSGAKKKKKSKNGSETTTSDGCHSPEEIQDILKVLVSDLNRSNGVALPPLDKWKGPKDRAAPAAPPADDTMSPDGVVYQCASPPRVTSMASTQNYDAENGPSPLEESTFSSTEGLRQLSQQLNGLVAESASFVNGEGRASPADVKVLESRFQELAGALESSTLGNKQLSSKIEELEKQNRETLDQLEKEKEECEQMIANEKGALRKQLQVHIQTIGILVSEKSELQTALYHTQHAVRQREGMAEEFAGRLQSSQQRVKELERMLSTLSSQQKQANRQKDELTKDRDTLTVELVKRNHTIDDLKQQKSELEEKLRVLMTEKSAMQTGTEELQKKLEMSELLLQQFSSPSETPGDGRQQLLEQALEERAQLEIYVGQLQDSLKQLQMERDQYAENLKEENDIWYRRMQQMTEQMRKLGEEKEHSMNQVRELEASLAELRNQIAVPPPQDPPAGPSEMEQQLQAEAEQLRKELESLAGQLQAQVQDNEGLSRLNREQEQRLLELERAAESWGQQTEQHKQILENMQSDRVTISRALSQNRELKEQLAELQNGFVRLSNENMEITSALQSEQHTKNELAKKLGQLQEKLGELKETVELKSQEAQSLQQQRDQYLSHLQQHVAACQQLAAEKEMLHKQVLLQTHLIDQLQQEESQGKAQADMVRQELQEAQGHLKAANQQNQKLQAQLSLMALPGEGAGLDSEEEDGEAPQPKLSIPEDLDSPEAMVAFLNSALASAQEEQAQLRGQLKEQKLRCRRLAQVVAPSQHELEEAPGPSTGGESVPVETHQTLQVAMDKLQSRFTELMQEKVDLKERVEELEHRCIQLSGETDTIGEYIALYQSQRAVLKQRHREKEEYISRLAQDKEEMKVKLLELQELVLRLVDERNEWYGKFLAAAQNPASEPTAAPPAAQESGAADSQDDLREVSLADSGEPIQGEALQGLATPENPTAQQIMQLLREIQNPQERPGLGNNPCIPFFYRADDHDEVKIMVV